One segment of Thermosynechococcus sp. HN-54 DNA contains the following:
- the aroA gene encoding 3-phosphoshikimate 1-carboxyvinyltransferase: protein MAVIQITSDDTWQIQADGHPLRGSLQVPGDKSISHRALMLGAMAEGTTHIEGLLVGEDTCSTAACFRALGADISDLNPTAVTVQGLGIGHLQEPVDVLNAGNSGTTMRLLLGVLAAQTGRFFTITGDASLRSRPMARVVTPLLQMGAQIWGRQHHSRAPLAVLGQPLEPITYYSPIASAQVKSALLLAALHTEGTTIIREPHRSRDHSERMLQAFGACLSVDESTCTVSLEGPAVLKGQKVIVPGDISSAAFWLVAASITPDSELVLTNVGVNPTRTGILDVLWAMGAEITLENERLVTGEPVADLRVRSARLKGTCIGGELIPRLIDEIPILAVAAAFAEGITEIRDAAELRVKESDRLKAVATELQKMGAKVTELSDGLDIQGGVLLQGTHLETYGDHRMAMSLAIAALNATGTSYIHNASAAAVSYPEFVTTLQQIA from the coding sequence ATGGCGGTTATTCAGATTACATCCGATGACACTTGGCAGATTCAGGCCGATGGCCATCCCCTGCGGGGCAGCCTCCAAGTACCAGGAGATAAATCCATTTCCCACCGTGCCCTGATGTTGGGGGCAATGGCAGAGGGCACCACCCATATCGAAGGCCTGCTCGTGGGTGAAGATACCTGTAGTACCGCCGCCTGTTTTCGTGCCCTTGGAGCTGACATTTCTGACCTCAATCCAACAGCAGTAACCGTCCAAGGCTTGGGAATTGGCCATCTCCAAGAGCCGGTGGATGTGCTGAATGCCGGCAACTCTGGTACAACGATGCGGCTGTTGTTGGGAGTATTGGCTGCGCAAACGGGGCGCTTTTTTACAATCACTGGGGATGCCTCATTGCGATCGCGCCCCATGGCACGGGTCGTCACGCCCCTCCTACAGATGGGTGCCCAGATTTGGGGGCGTCAACACCACAGCCGTGCCCCCTTGGCCGTTTTAGGACAGCCCCTAGAGCCAATCACCTACTACAGTCCCATTGCTTCTGCTCAGGTGAAATCGGCGCTCCTGTTGGCTGCGCTCCACACCGAAGGCACCACCATTATTCGCGAACCCCACCGCTCACGGGATCACAGTGAACGTATGCTTCAGGCCTTTGGTGCCTGTTTGAGCGTGGATGAGTCCACCTGTACGGTCAGTCTTGAAGGGCCGGCGGTCTTAAAGGGTCAGAAGGTTATTGTCCCCGGCGACATCAGTTCAGCTGCCTTTTGGTTGGTGGCAGCCTCCATTACCCCCGATTCAGAACTGGTGCTGACCAATGTGGGAGTCAACCCCACTCGCACAGGTATTCTCGACGTTCTTTGGGCAATGGGAGCCGAGATTACCCTTGAAAATGAGCGGCTCGTCACAGGCGAACCGGTGGCGGATCTGCGGGTGCGATCGGCGAGGCTGAAGGGAACCTGTATTGGCGGTGAATTGATTCCCCGCTTGATTGATGAGATTCCGATTTTGGCCGTGGCTGCTGCCTTTGCCGAGGGGATCACCGAAATTCGGGATGCAGCAGAACTGCGGGTGAAGGAGAGCGATCGCCTCAAAGCCGTGGCCACAGAATTGCAAAAAATGGGCGCTAAGGTCACTGAACTCAGTGATGGCCTCGATATTCAGGGGGGCGTGCTCCTGCAAGGAACCCACTTGGAAACTTATGGCGATCATCGCATGGCCATGAGTCTAGCGATCGCTGCCCTAAATGCCACAGGAACAAGCTACATTCACAACGCCAGTGCGGCAGCCGTCTCCTATCCAGAGTTTGTAACAACGCTGCAACAAATTGCTTGA
- a CDS encoding YheT family hydrolase — MQSLSYWPPLPLHSGVIHTVFTAYVQRWGCLYPWQLQISHVFHGAEGVPLYGEGYWLGRARGTIIATYGITGDLQNQWYLHTLAHWAIARRFDVVLFDWRAHGRSAELSPVLTSDGLYEGQDFVAIAQQCQELGYTPPYWFVGYSLGGQLALWGAWYAQQQGATEIGGAAVICPNLDSNRSLAHLGTTFWGRQFERAISRQLQHLARHLHRLHPQMFDLKTVAQIDTIAGFDAALVIDRLGFASVAEYYAASSPLPLLPQLTIPVWILYAVDDPLFDPCLVPELLAIAESNPALTLLMTEQGGHVGFTSDRKCQQLWGDPDYCWGIHRLLDWLEEQTDIKS; from the coding sequence ATGCAATCCCTATCCTATTGGCCACCACTGCCGCTGCACTCTGGCGTGATTCACACGGTCTTTACCGCCTATGTTCAACGCTGGGGGTGCCTCTACCCTTGGCAACTGCAAATCAGCCATGTTTTCCATGGGGCTGAGGGCGTGCCTCTCTACGGTGAAGGCTATTGGCTTGGCCGAGCACGCGGAACCATCATTGCCACCTATGGCATTACTGGTGATCTCCAGAATCAATGGTACTTGCATACCCTAGCCCATTGGGCGATCGCCCGCCGCTTTGATGTCGTGCTCTTTGATTGGCGTGCTCATGGCCGCAGCGCGGAACTGTCCCCAGTTCTGACCAGTGATGGTCTCTATGAAGGGCAAGACTTTGTGGCGATCGCGCAGCAGTGTCAAGAACTCGGCTATACCCCTCCCTACTGGTTTGTTGGCTATTCCTTAGGGGGTCAGTTAGCCCTTTGGGGAGCGTGGTATGCCCAACAGCAAGGGGCAACAGAGATTGGGGGGGCTGCTGTGATTTGCCCCAACCTTGACTCCAACCGCTCCCTTGCCCACCTAGGCACGACCTTTTGGGGACGGCAATTCGAACGCGCCATCAGCCGTCAACTCCAACACTTGGCTCGCCACCTCCATCGCCTTCATCCTCAGATGTTTGATCTCAAAACCGTTGCCCAGATTGACACCATTGCGGGTTTTGATGCAGCGCTCGTCATTGATCGCCTTGGCTTTGCTAGCGTTGCCGAGTATTACGCTGCCAGCAGTCCTCTACCGCTGCTGCCGCAACTGACAATACCCGTATGGATTCTCTATGCCGTTGATGATCCCCTATTTGATCCGTGTCTTGTGCCAGAACTTCTAGCGATTGCCGAGAGCAATCCTGCCCTCACCCTGCTAATGACAGAACAGGGCGGACATGTGGGTTTTACCAGCGATCGCAAGTGCCAACAGCTCTGGGGCGATCCTGATTACTGCTGGGGGATTCATCGACTCTTGGATTGGCTAGAGGAGCAGACGGACATCAAAAGTTAA
- the sir gene encoding sulfite reductase, ferredoxin dependent, which translates to MVASPPSADAALKRSKIEALKERSQHLREPVATELLEPTNRFSEEGVQILKFHGSYQQDNRDNRVKGQEKDYQFMLRTRSPAGYIPPQLYLTLDRLADEYGDHTLRATTRQGFQLHGILKKNLKAAIAAIVRSMGSTLGACGDLNRNVMAPPAPFRDRPEYTLAYEYAHRIADLLTPQTGAYYEIWLDGEKVITGEEHPDVKAARQRNGNGTIFLNNEEPIYGDHYMPRKFKCCVTVPGDNSVDLFSQDLTLVVITDKQGQLEGFNIYAGGGLGRTHNKEETFARLADEIGFVRAADVYEAVKAIVATQRDYGDRYNRRHARLKYLIHDWGVEKFKAKVEEYFGKPLEPFRPLPPWRYQDFLGWHPQGDGKFFYGLSIANGRILDRGNFKLKSALRKIVKDFHLPLRVTPHQNLLLYDVSPDQQDAIQLILEQHGVRDVSAIDPLERYSMACPALPTCGLAITESERAIPGVLERIRRLMDRLGLKDEHLVIRMTGCPNGCARPYLAELGFVGIVPGAYQTWLGGSPDQTRLAEVYIERLPIAELETALEPLLVFYRDRRHKGESFGDFCHRVGLAALREFAATYVPATPTKRYRVDVRADQYQQLKELAAAKGMSLAAVTREAIQRYLEQSN; encoded by the coding sequence ATGGTTGCTTCGCCCCCCTCTGCTGATGCTGCACTGAAACGCTCAAAAATTGAGGCTCTCAAGGAACGGAGCCAACACCTGCGGGAACCCGTGGCCACAGAACTCTTGGAACCGACGAACCGGTTTAGCGAAGAGGGGGTGCAGATCCTCAAGTTCCACGGCTCCTATCAGCAGGACAATCGCGATAATCGCGTCAAAGGACAGGAAAAAGACTACCAGTTCATGCTGCGCACCCGCAGTCCCGCCGGGTATATTCCACCCCAACTCTATTTGACGTTGGATCGCTTGGCGGATGAATACGGCGACCACACACTGCGGGCGACCACGCGCCAAGGGTTTCAACTGCACGGCATTCTCAAGAAAAATCTCAAGGCTGCGATCGCCGCCATTGTTCGCAGCATGGGTTCCACCTTGGGCGCCTGTGGCGATTTGAACCGCAATGTTATGGCGCCACCCGCCCCCTTTCGCGATCGCCCCGAATATACCCTTGCCTATGAGTATGCCCACCGCATTGCCGATCTGCTGACCCCGCAAACTGGAGCCTACTATGAGATCTGGCTCGATGGCGAAAAAGTGATCACGGGGGAAGAACACCCTGATGTCAAAGCAGCACGCCAACGCAATGGCAATGGCACAATTTTCCTCAACAATGAAGAGCCAATCTATGGCGATCACTACATGCCCCGCAAGTTTAAGTGCTGCGTCACGGTGCCGGGGGATAACTCTGTCGATCTCTTCTCCCAAGATTTGACACTAGTGGTGATCACCGACAAGCAGGGGCAGCTTGAGGGCTTTAATATCTATGCCGGTGGTGGCTTGGGTCGTACCCACAACAAGGAAGAAACCTTTGCTCGCCTAGCCGATGAAATTGGCTTTGTCCGAGCGGCAGATGTCTATGAGGCCGTGAAAGCAATTGTGGCTACCCAGCGCGACTATGGCGATCGCTACAATCGGCGCCACGCCCGCTTGAAATACCTGATCCACGATTGGGGGGTGGAAAAATTCAAGGCTAAGGTGGAGGAATACTTTGGCAAACCCCTCGAACCGTTTCGTCCCCTACCACCGTGGCGCTACCAGGACTTTTTGGGCTGGCATCCCCAAGGAGATGGCAAATTCTTCTATGGCCTTTCGATTGCCAATGGCCGCATTCTGGATCGGGGCAACTTCAAACTCAAGTCTGCCCTCAGGAAAATTGTGAAGGACTTTCATCTCCCCCTGCGGGTGACGCCCCACCAAAATCTACTCCTGTACGATGTTTCCCCTGATCAACAGGATGCCATTCAACTCATCCTAGAGCAGCATGGGGTGCGCGATGTCAGTGCAATTGACCCCCTTGAACGCTATAGCATGGCCTGTCCGGCACTGCCCACCTGTGGCTTGGCCATTACCGAGTCGGAGCGGGCAATTCCGGGGGTGCTAGAGCGGATTCGCCGTCTCATGGATCGGCTAGGACTCAAGGACGAACATTTGGTGATTCGGATGACGGGCTGTCCCAATGGCTGTGCCCGCCCCTACTTGGCGGAATTGGGCTTTGTTGGCATTGTGCCCGGTGCCTATCAGACTTGGTTGGGTGGGAGTCCGGATCAAACCCGCTTGGCGGAGGTCTATATTGAGCGGTTACCGATTGCCGAACTGGAAACTGCCCTAGAGCCATTGCTAGTCTTTTATCGCGATCGCCGGCACAAGGGCGAATCCTTTGGCGACTTTTGCCATCGCGTCGGCTTGGCCGCCTTGCGGGAGTTTGCCGCTACCTATGTTCCAGCTACCCCGACAAAGCGCTACCGCGTGGATGTGCGTGCGGATCAATACCAGCAGCTTAAGGAATTGGCAGCAGCCAAGGGCATGTCTCTGGCAGCAGTGACCCGTGAAGCCATCCAGCGTTACCTTGAGCAATCTAACTAA
- the zds gene encoding 9,9'-di-cis-zeta-carotene desaturase, whose protein sequence is MRVVIVGAGLAGLAAAVDLVDAGHSVEIYESRPFVGGKVSSWQDADGNHIEMGLHVFFYNYANLFELMTKVGAIANLLPKEHTHTFINRGGQVGELDFRFPLGAPFNGLKAFFTTSQLSAADKFFNAIALGTSPVVRGLVDYEGAMRQIRALDRMSFAEWFRRHGGSENSLKRLWNPISYALGFIDTEQMSARCMLTIFMMFAAKTTASRLNMLKGSPAEYLLKPLVNYIEARGAKIHLRRRVKEILFRGEDPSTWHVEGLVIPLGEELETVTADAYLCACDVPGIQRLIPEAWRSHPTFDNIFKLEAVPVATVQLRFDGWVTELQDPSKQKQVAATGIDNLLYTADADFSCFADLALTSPADYYREGQGSLLQVVLTPGDPFIKASNEEIAQHVLRQVHELFPSSRHLNMTWYSVVKLAQSLYREAPGMDPYRPPQKTPVPNFYLAGSYTQQDYIDSMEGATMSGRQAAQAILAGGHA, encoded by the coding sequence ATGCGGGTTGTCATTGTTGGTGCAGGGTTAGCCGGCTTAGCCGCCGCAGTAGATTTGGTGGATGCCGGTCACAGTGTTGAAATCTATGAATCCCGTCCCTTTGTGGGGGGCAAAGTCAGCAGTTGGCAAGATGCCGATGGAAACCACATTGAGATGGGGCTGCATGTTTTCTTTTACAACTACGCCAATCTCTTTGAACTGATGACCAAAGTGGGGGCGATCGCCAACCTGCTGCCCAAGGAACATACCCACACCTTTATCAATCGCGGTGGTCAAGTGGGGGAACTAGATTTTCGCTTTCCCTTGGGTGCCCCTTTCAACGGTCTCAAGGCCTTCTTCACCACTAGTCAACTCTCTGCTGCCGACAAATTCTTTAATGCTATTGCCCTTGGCACCAGTCCTGTGGTGCGGGGTCTTGTGGATTATGAGGGGGCAATGCGCCAAATCCGTGCTTTGGATCGCATGAGTTTTGCCGAGTGGTTTCGCCGCCACGGAGGTTCAGAAAATAGCCTTAAACGCCTTTGGAATCCCATTTCCTACGCCTTGGGCTTCATTGATACCGAGCAGATGTCTGCCCGCTGCATGCTGACAATCTTTATGATGTTTGCCGCCAAAACCACTGCCTCACGGCTAAATATGCTCAAGGGATCCCCGGCGGAATACCTGCTCAAGCCCTTGGTGAACTACATTGAAGCGCGGGGGGCTAAGATTCATCTGCGGCGACGGGTGAAGGAAATTCTCTTTCGCGGCGAGGATCCGAGCACTTGGCACGTGGAAGGGTTGGTGATTCCCCTTGGGGAAGAACTAGAAACCGTAACGGCGGATGCCTATCTGTGTGCCTGCGATGTGCCGGGGATTCAACGCCTGATTCCAGAGGCATGGCGATCGCACCCGACCTTTGACAACATCTTTAAGCTGGAGGCCGTGCCTGTGGCCACCGTACAACTGCGATTTGACGGTTGGGTCACGGAACTGCAAGACCCCAGTAAACAAAAACAGGTGGCAGCAACGGGTATTGATAACCTGCTTTACACTGCCGATGCTGATTTTTCCTGCTTTGCCGATCTGGCTCTCACTAGCCCCGCGGACTACTATCGCGAAGGTCAAGGCTCCCTACTACAAGTGGTGCTTACCCCCGGTGATCCCTTCATTAAAGCCAGCAATGAAGAAATTGCCCAACACGTGCTGCGCCAAGTCCATGAACTCTTCCCTTCATCGCGCCATCTGAACATGACATGGTACAGTGTCGTCAAATTAGCGCAGTCCCTCTATCGTGAAGCCCCCGGCATGGATCCCTATCGTCCACCCCAAAAAACACCCGTTCCTAACTTTTACTTGGCCGGCAGCTATACGCAGCAGGACTACATTGACAGCATGGAGGGCGCGACCATGTCCGGACGACAAGCCGCCCAAGCGATTTTGGCAGGAGGTCATGCATGA
- a CDS encoding SRPBCC family protein: MSWLEHTVQIEVAADVDRVWALWSDLEKMPLWMKWIESVVITEEDPTLSRWTLATGNWHFSWRSRICRQVKHQIIQWESVDGLPNRGAIRFYNRHGSTVVKLSVSYAIPGVLGQIMDHLFLGRVVESTLQADLERFRQYAQQMQPTQVS, translated from the coding sequence ATGAGTTGGTTAGAGCATACGGTTCAGATTGAAGTGGCGGCGGATGTCGATCGCGTCTGGGCACTGTGGTCCGATCTGGAGAAAATGCCCCTGTGGATGAAGTGGATTGAGTCAGTGGTCATTACCGAAGAAGACCCCACGCTATCCCGCTGGACATTGGCCACCGGAAACTGGCATTTTAGCTGGCGATCGCGCATTTGCCGCCAAGTGAAGCACCAAATTATTCAGTGGGAATCGGTGGATGGGCTGCCCAATCGGGGCGCGATCCGCTTTTATAATCGCCATGGCAGTACAGTTGTCAAGCTCTCAGTCTCCTATGCAATTCCGGGGGTCTTGGGACAAATTATGGATCACCTTTTCTTGGGGCGTGTTGTCGAAAGTACATTGCAAGCGGATCTCGAACGCTTTCGTCAGTATGCTCAACAAATGCAGCCCACACAGGTTTCCTGA
- a CDS encoding inorganic phosphate transporter, with translation MNWTGGWLIAIALLFDVTNGFHDAANAIATVVATRALSLRSALILAAVANFGGAFLSTRVALTIEAGILNSSELGAHWWSVIAAALLSAMGWNVLTWYWGLPSSSSHALIGGLAGAALFQVSPAIVCWQGIVQSVVIPMVVSPLLAIAIGLGLMTLVEKWLQWQGELAPEHWQRLQILSGTLMAVAHGANDAQKTMGVITLALVSWGQVSADAGVPFWVVAACALAIAIGTYGGGERIIRTTGEKITPLDPVSGCLANLSAALTVGTASLVGFPVSTTQVVVGAITGAGYRHQGEVNWQVWAQIFIAWVLTFPAAALLAIAISFCLAQL, from the coding sequence GTGAACTGGACTGGGGGGTGGTTGATTGCGATCGCCCTCCTCTTTGATGTCACCAATGGATTTCATGACGCGGCAAATGCGATTGCAACGGTGGTGGCGACCCGTGCCCTTTCCCTGCGATCGGCGCTCATCCTTGCTGCTGTGGCTAATTTTGGTGGTGCTTTCTTAAGTACGCGGGTAGCGCTGACGATTGAAGCGGGGATTCTCAACAGCAGTGAATTGGGTGCTCACTGGTGGAGTGTCATTGCCGCAGCGCTCTTGAGTGCCATGGGCTGGAATGTGCTCACTTGGTATTGGGGATTGCCCAGTAGCTCTTCCCACGCGCTGATTGGTGGTTTGGCGGGGGCAGCCCTCTTTCAAGTTTCTCCAGCAATTGTTTGCTGGCAGGGGATTGTTCAGTCCGTGGTCATTCCCATGGTTGTCTCTCCCTTGCTGGCGATCGCCATCGGCCTAGGTTTGATGACCTTGGTCGAAAAATGGCTGCAATGGCAAGGGGAACTGGCTCCAGAACACTGGCAACGGTTGCAGATTCTTTCAGGAACGTTGATGGCGGTGGCCCACGGTGCCAATGATGCTCAGAAAACAATGGGGGTGATTACCCTTGCCCTTGTGAGTTGGGGACAAGTTTCAGCCGATGCGGGTGTGCCCTTCTGGGTTGTTGCTGCCTGTGCGCTGGCGATCGCGATCGGTACCTATGGCGGCGGTGAACGCATTATCCGCACCACCGGGGAGAAAATTACACCCCTTGACCCTGTGAGTGGCTGCTTAGCGAATCTCAGTGCCGCCTTGACCGTGGGAACTGCGAGTCTAGTGGGCTTTCCCGTGAGTACTACGCAAGTCGTGGTCGGCGCCATTACTGGTGCTGGCTATCGCCATCAAGGGGAAGTGAACTGGCAAGTGTGGGCGCAAATTTTCATAGCGTGGGTACTCACCTTTCCCGCTGCAGCTCTGCTGGCGATCGCGATCTCTTTTTGTCTAGCGCAACTTTAA
- the thiC gene encoding phosphomethylpyrimidine synthase: MRSEWIAARKGHDNVTQMHYARQGIITEEMHYVARRENLPPELIRDEVARGRMIIPANINHPNLEPMAIGIAAKCKVNANIGASPNSSNLEEELAKLRLAVKYGADTVMDLSTGGGDLDAIRTAIINASPVPIGTVPVYQALESVHGNVERLTPDDFLHVIEKHAQQGVDYMTIHAGILIEYLPLVKNRITGIVSRGGGILAKWMLYHHKQNPLYTHFRDIIEIFKKYDVSFSLGDSLRPGCLHDASDEAQLAELKTLGQLTRKAWEHDVQVMVEGPGHVPMDQIEFNVRKQMEECSEAPFYVLGPLVTDIAPGYDHITSAIGAALAGWYGTAMLCYVTPKEHLGLPNAEDVRNGLIAYKIAAHAADIARHRPGARDRDDELSRARYNFDWNRQFELALDPERAREYHDETLPADIYKTAEFCSMCGPKFCPMQTKVDAEALAELEKFLAKDKDQVSASA; encoded by the coding sequence GTGCGTAGCGAATGGATTGCTGCCCGCAAGGGGCACGACAATGTCACCCAAATGCATTATGCCCGCCAAGGGATCATTACCGAAGAAATGCATTATGTGGCGCGGCGCGAAAACCTGCCCCCGGAATTGATTCGCGATGAAGTTGCCCGTGGGCGGATGATTATTCCCGCCAATATCAATCACCCCAACCTCGAGCCAATGGCGATCGGGATTGCTGCCAAGTGCAAAGTCAATGCCAACATTGGTGCCTCTCCCAACTCCTCAAACCTTGAGGAAGAATTGGCCAAACTGCGTCTAGCAGTGAAGTATGGTGCCGATACGGTGATGGATCTCTCCACAGGGGGGGGTGACCTTGATGCCATTCGCACCGCCATTATTAATGCCTCGCCCGTTCCCATCGGCACCGTTCCCGTCTATCAGGCACTTGAAAGTGTGCACGGTAACGTGGAGCGGCTCACCCCCGATGACTTTCTCCATGTGATCGAAAAGCACGCCCAACAGGGGGTGGACTACATGACAATCCATGCCGGGATTCTCATTGAGTACCTGCCCTTGGTGAAAAACCGCATCACCGGGATTGTGTCGCGCGGCGGCGGCATTCTCGCCAAATGGATGTTGTACCACCACAAGCAGAATCCCCTCTACACCCATTTCCGTGACATCATCGAGATCTTCAAGAAATACGATGTCTCCTTCTCCCTAGGGGACTCGCTGCGGCCGGGGTGTCTCCATGATGCCTCTGATGAAGCTCAATTGGCGGAATTGAAAACCCTCGGTCAACTCACCCGCAAGGCTTGGGAACACGATGTCCAAGTGATGGTGGAAGGGCCTGGCCACGTCCCCATGGATCAAATTGAGTTTAATGTGCGCAAGCAAATGGAGGAGTGCTCTGAGGCGCCCTTCTATGTCCTTGGTCCTCTGGTGACTGACATTGCCCCTGGCTATGACCACATTACCAGTGCCATTGGTGCTGCACTGGCCGGCTGGTACGGCACTGCTATGCTGTGTTATGTCACCCCCAAAGAGCACCTTGGCTTACCCAATGCCGAAGATGTGCGCAATGGCTTGATTGCCTACAAGATTGCGGCGCATGCAGCGGATATTGCCCGTCATCGTCCGGGGGCGCGCGATCGCGATGATGAACTGTCGCGGGCACGGTACAACTTTGACTGGAACCGCCAATTTGAACTAGCCCTCGATCCAGAGCGGGCACGGGAATACCACGACGAAACCCTACCGGCAGATATCTATAAAACCGCTGAGTTCTGTTCGATGTGCGGGCCAAAATTCTGCCCCATGCAGACGAAAGTGGATGCCGAAGCCCTTGCCGAGCTGGAGAAATTCCTTGCCAAGGACAAAGACCAAGTGAGTGCCTCCGCCTAG
- a CDS encoding septal ring lytic transglycosylase RlpA family protein, with translation MKKTLYVGLTTTTLAVLGILSSSRATTTTPATELGSAPSSPVVATKVGERQSNDPTTTRAIASLHRHQQQGREAVTVYVRGIPVLTFLGQRATATEGVKVAAVNGADTPEQTTLSEAAQRATILTARLNQLHEQGFDANLVRVRWDAQQQQYRIYADQEPLLTLNNVVLPSGQQRNEESALRIANLIRRQLGNAPALTSVEGSQNTVLAMGPIRMQLTGLASWYGPGFHGGRTANGERFDQHALTAAHRTLPFGTRVRVTNLQNGRSVVVRINDRGPFTGGREIDLSQGAAAAIGLIGAGVGPVRIDVLD, from the coding sequence ATGAAAAAAACGCTTTATGTGGGTCTGACAACAACCACGTTGGCTGTGTTAGGAATCCTCTCCAGTAGCCGTGCAACCACAACCACACCAGCCACAGAGTTAGGTTCAGCACCCTCTTCCCCCGTCGTTGCCACAAAAGTCGGGGAACGCCAATCCAATGACCCCACCACCACACGGGCGATCGCCAGTCTGCATCGTCACCAACAACAGGGGCGTGAAGCCGTAACCGTCTATGTGCGGGGGATTCCTGTACTCACGTTTCTAGGCCAGCGCGCTACCGCTACTGAGGGTGTCAAAGTCGCTGCTGTCAATGGTGCAGACACACCAGAGCAAACCACTCTCTCCGAGGCTGCCCAACGGGCAACCATACTCACTGCTCGCCTCAATCAGCTTCACGAACAGGGCTTTGACGCCAACCTTGTGCGCGTGCGTTGGGATGCCCAACAGCAGCAATATCGCATTTATGCCGATCAAGAACCTCTGCTCACGCTCAACAACGTTGTTCTCCCCAGCGGTCAGCAGCGCAACGAGGAAAGCGCCCTGCGAATTGCCAACCTCATCCGCCGCCAATTGGGCAACGCTCCTGCCCTGACCAGTGTGGAGGGCAGCCAAAATACCGTTCTGGCCATGGGGCCGATTCGCATGCAGTTGACTGGTCTTGCCTCGTGGTATGGTCCCGGCTTCCATGGGGGACGCACGGCCAATGGAGAGCGATTTGACCAACATGCTCTGACAGCAGCCCATCGTACCCTGCCTTTTGGCACACGGGTACGGGTCACCAATCTCCAGAATGGCCGCTCAGTGGTGGTACGGATTAACGATCGCGGGCCTTTTACGGGAGGACGGGAAATTGACCTCTCGCAGGGCGCTGCGGCTGCAATTGGCCTCATTGGTGCAGGTGTCGGACCTGTACGCATTGACGTTTTGGACTGA